In the genome of Saprospiraceae bacterium, one region contains:
- a CDS encoding PKD domain-containing protein produces MKKIVLLILAITNIAYSQTVLLKPFETKVAKATDEHLKNYNLLQLNVKSLINQIDAIKGNVKEFVLRTPEKSWNLQLFEYTLVAPGMKRVKGDPLKPTHLPERKDFRSFNGTIKGTKSMVSMSIADGFFKIMIDDGKDRYFIEPLDNLSLTSDLPASQQFLLYKSADVVPTQGISCGAEMVNKSLHNEHERIQKEINSRARPCKKCVEVKIALAADYSMFLKYGSVAAAENQMLSVLGDVQTVFDNEFEHEYVYEVTGLWVSDDFARDPWAMTRDIATQLTEFANIAPTIFATSQYNVATLWTSKFTTGVIGIAYLATVCMNDRYNVCSDYLPAGGKQADYLTLQAHELGHNWSMIHDAGIASTIMAPTINGSSIWSTLSTSYLNNYVNFQHLIESQCLQICAGSDAPVPDFIADVTYGCQPVTVKFKDLSLNASTWKWSFPGGTPASSSIQNPIVIYRTPGIYEVSLEAGNSRCEVLATKISYIEINDVPVASFSYGNQGREVFFIDQSLRADEYFWKFGDGETSEEANPYHEYETDSTFEVTLTVKNDCGVHTIKKKISIVSIPTADFDSDTIGGCAPRIIKFFDQSTKNVKTWQWEFVWWGSKRFYTEESNCSV; encoded by the coding sequence ATGAAAAAAATAGTACTCTTAATTTTAGCTATTACCAATATTGCTTATTCTCAAACTGTTTTGTTAAAGCCTTTTGAAACCAAGGTTGCAAAAGCTACCGATGAACATCTAAAAAATTACAATTTATTACAATTGAATGTAAAATCTTTGATCAATCAAATAGATGCAATCAAGGGTAATGTAAAAGAATTTGTATTGCGCACTCCTGAAAAATCATGGAATTTGCAATTGTTTGAATATACCCTTGTTGCACCTGGGATGAAACGTGTAAAAGGAGATCCATTAAAGCCAACTCATTTACCTGAGCGAAAGGATTTTAGATCTTTTAATGGAACTATAAAAGGCACAAAATCTATGGTATCTATGTCGATTGCTGATGGTTTTTTTAAAATTATGATTGACGATGGTAAGGATCGTTATTTTATAGAGCCCTTGGATAATTTAAGTCTAACTTCAGATTTACCAGCGAGTCAACAATTTCTATTGTATAAATCTGCTGATGTAGTACCTACTCAAGGTATAAGTTGTGGAGCGGAAATGGTAAATAAGAGTCTGCATAATGAACATGAAAGAATTCAAAAAGAAATAAATTCACGCGCCCGCCCTTGCAAAAAATGTGTTGAAGTAAAAATTGCACTTGCTGCCGATTATTCCATGTTTTTAAAATACGGAAGTGTAGCTGCTGCAGAAAATCAAATGTTGTCAGTTTTAGGAGATGTTCAAACTGTTTTTGATAATGAATTTGAACACGAATATGTTTATGAAGTCACAGGATTATGGGTTTCGGACGATTTTGCAAGAGACCCATGGGCGATGACTCGGGACATTGCAACACAGTTGACGGAGTTCGCAAATATCGCTCCTACCATTTTTGCAACCTCCCAATACAATGTTGCTACTTTATGGACTTCTAAATTTACAACGGGAGTTATAGGGATTGCATATTTGGCTACTGTCTGTATGAATGATCGATATAATGTTTGCAGTGACTATCTACCAGCAGGTGGAAAACAAGCCGATTATTTAACATTGCAAGCCCATGAATTAGGTCATAACTGGAGTATGATCCACGACGCAGGAATTGCATCTACGATTATGGCACCAACAATTAATGGAAGTAGCATCTGGTCCACATTATCAACTAGTTATTTAAATAATTATGTTAACTTTCAACATCTGATTGAAAGTCAATGCCTACAGATTTGTGCCGGTTCTGACGCACCAGTTCCTGATTTTATTGCAGATGTTACCTATGGTTGCCAGCCCGTGACCGTAAAATTTAAAGATTTATCGCTAAACGCGTCTACCTGGAAATGGTCTTTCCCTGGCGGTACTCCGGCATCTTCTTCTATTCAAAATCCAATCGTAATTTATCGGACTCCCGGAATTTATGAAGTGAGTCTGGAAGCAGGGAATAGTCGTTGTGAAGTGTTGGCAACTAAAATTAGTTATATTGAAATTAATGATGTGCCTGTTGCAAGTTTTTCTTACGGAAATCAAGGCAGGGAGGTGTTTTTTATAGATCAGTCTTTACGCGCTGATGAATACTTCTGGAAATTTGGTGATGGAGAAACTAGTGAAGAGGCTAATCCATACCATGAATATGAAACCGATAGCACCTTTGAGGTTACCCTCACTGTTAAAAATGATTGTGGAGTTCACACCATTAAAAAGAAGATATCTATAGTTAGTATTCCTACAGCCGATTTTGATTCAGACACAATAGGTGGTTGTGCTCCGCGAATTATTAAGTTCTTTGATCAATCCACCAAAAATGTAAAAACCTGGCAGTGGGAATTTGTCTGGTGGGGTTCCAAGCGTTTCTACACAGAAGAATCCAATTGTTCGGTATGA
- a CDS encoding PKD domain-containing protein — protein sequence MIDDRKDRYFIEPLDFESLSNAMPSEQQYLMYKTSDLIPAKGILCGADLVNRAVNENLEKLKKESLARAKPCKICAEVKICLAADYPMYRKYGGSVNQTENQMLNILADVQTVYDDEFENEYQYVVTGTFIPEEQAKDPFNGMNDINAMLNRFRDIAETSMFANSQHNVATLWTSKFGPTGTVGTAFQASVCLNDRYNVCSDYWGPGGRQGDYLTLQAHMLGHNWSMIHDAGISPTIMAPGLPNGSTAWSGLAIASLNSYARTEKLIESGCLPICPNSSAPVPDFSADITYGCQPVTVKFKDLSINTTKWKWSFPGGTPDTSTQKNPVIVYKTAGTYNVTLEAGSNRCEVELTKVGFIEINDVPVADFSYGLQGREIFFIDQSLRADEYSWKFGDGEFSEESNPFHEFPTDSTFEVTLTVRNDCGVHTIKKLINVVSVPTAEFDSDTIGGCAPGIIKFFDQSTRNVKNWQWEFVGGVPSVSTQKNPVVKYNLPGVYDVRLTVYGSRFNHSITKKAYITIDSLPVAQFANSIDVGKVDFTNQSRYAKSHVWIFGDNTTSTDPNPSHNYTEGTYEVKYVAINGCGTDTAVTTLIIGVKPTASFSVGNPKGCAPYKVQFQNASVAATNYQWYFPGGSPSTSTDPNPLISYNNAGKFNVSLVASNVFYKDSIGKQDFIDVNTIPNAGFTNSIAGFKSTFTNQSTGGLNYLWDFGDGKPSFEKNPIHDYGVEGEFNVRLIVQNECGLDTFKKQVAVYLVPKVNFVVDTIKGCAPLTVNFNDKSSVDVIEWDWLFENGNPTTSKLKNPVVVFNKKGKYTVKLTVKNTNGTNALTKTQYIQVLSPVLCPEHTKTGRFNISDLPFGGGLENRSDDFEYELPIIFPNPAKDYILVYTNASRENPVSIDMFDLSGRKMTTHQSLDQVYRIQTNHIQAGTYYLKINNGKNAIVTKFVIAN from the coding sequence ATGATTGATGATCGCAAGGATCGTTATTTCATTGAGCCTTTAGATTTTGAAAGTTTGTCAAATGCTATGCCTTCCGAACAACAATATCTTATGTATAAAACATCCGATCTGATTCCTGCAAAAGGTATTTTATGTGGAGCTGATTTGGTAAATAGAGCGGTCAACGAAAATTTGGAAAAATTAAAAAAAGAATCACTTGCCAGAGCAAAACCATGTAAAATTTGTGCAGAAGTAAAAATATGTCTTGCAGCAGATTATCCAATGTATAGAAAGTATGGAGGCAGTGTTAATCAAACTGAAAATCAAATGTTGAACATATTAGCCGATGTGCAAACAGTTTATGATGATGAATTTGAAAATGAATACCAATATGTAGTAACAGGGACATTCATTCCAGAGGAACAAGCTAAAGATCCCTTTAATGGAATGAATGACATTAATGCAATGTTAAATCGTTTTCGAGATATTGCAGAAACCTCTATGTTTGCAAATTCGCAACATAATGTTGCTACTTTATGGACTTCTAAATTTGGCCCTACAGGTACTGTTGGTACTGCCTTTCAGGCATCCGTATGTTTAAATGACAGATATAATGTTTGCAGTGATTATTGGGGTCCGGGCGGAAGACAAGGTGATTATCTGACATTGCAAGCCCATATGTTAGGACATAACTGGAGCATGATTCATGATGCAGGTATTTCGCCGACAATAATGGCTCCCGGACTTCCAAATGGAAGTACAGCTTGGTCAGGCCTTGCTATCGCATCCTTAAATAGTTACGCACGGACAGAAAAATTGATTGAAAGTGGTTGTTTGCCAATTTGTCCAAACTCTTCAGCTCCAGTTCCCGATTTTTCAGCTGACATCACATACGGTTGTCAACCCGTGACAGTAAAATTTAAAGATTTGTCAATAAATACAACTAAATGGAAATGGAGTTTTCCAGGAGGTACACCAGATACATCGACACAAAAAAATCCAGTGATAGTGTACAAAACTGCTGGAACCTATAACGTTACTTTGGAAGCAGGCAGTAACCGATGTGAAGTAGAACTTACTAAGGTAGGATTTATTGAAATCAATGATGTTCCAGTTGCGGATTTTTCATATGGTTTGCAAGGACGAGAAATATTTTTTATCGACCAATCATTAAGAGCAGATGAATATTCCTGGAAATTTGGAGATGGTGAATTTAGTGAGGAGTCGAATCCTTTCCATGAATTTCCAACGGATTCTACATTTGAAGTTACACTTACTGTCAGAAATGATTGTGGTGTACATACAATTAAAAAATTGATAAATGTAGTAAGTGTTCCTACTGCAGAATTTGATTCCGATACGATCGGTGGTTGTGCTCCTGGAATTATTAAGTTTTTTGATCAATCCACCAGAAATGTTAAAAACTGGCAATGGGAATTTGTCGGTGGTGTGCCAAGTGTTTCAACGCAGAAAAATCCGGTTGTAAAGTATAATTTACCAGGTGTTTATGATGTAAGACTGACTGTTTATGGTTCAAGATTTAATCATTCTATTACCAAAAAGGCATATATAACAATTGATAGTTTACCTGTTGCCCAATTTGCAAATAGTATCGATGTAGGAAAAGTTGACTTCACAAATCAATCCCGATATGCTAAATCACATGTTTGGATTTTTGGTGATAACACTACAAGTACGGATCCAAATCCAAGTCATAATTATACAGAAGGAACTTATGAAGTTAAATATGTTGCGATTAATGGTTGTGGTACAGATACTGCGGTAACTACCTTAATAATCGGTGTAAAACCAACAGCTTCATTTAGCGTTGGAAATCCTAAAGGATGCGCACCTTATAAAGTGCAATTTCAAAATGCGTCTGTTGCAGCAACCAATTATCAATGGTATTTTCCAGGTGGGTCACCTTCTACAAGTACGGATCCAAATCCATTAATAAGTTATAACAATGCGGGAAAATTTAATGTCAGCCTGGTAGCATCTAATGTATTTTACAAAGATTCTATCGGAAAGCAGGATTTTATTGATGTGAATACGATACCAAATGCAGGATTTACAAATTCTATTGCTGGTTTTAAATCGACCTTCACGAATCAATCAACAGGCGGATTAAATTATTTATGGGATTTTGGTGATGGCAAACCAAGTTTTGAAAAAAATCCAATACATGATTATGGGGTTGAAGGTGAATTTAATGTTCGGTTAATTGTTCAAAACGAATGTGGATTAGACACCTTTAAAAAACAAGTCGCCGTATATTTAGTACCTAAAGTAAATTTTGTTGTAGATACAATTAAAGGTTGTGCACCTTTGACTGTGAATTTTAACGATAAGTCTTCGGTAGATGTTATTGAATGGGATTGGCTTTTTGAAAATGGTAATCCAACAACTTCAAAGCTTAAAAATCCAGTGGTTGTCTTTAATAAAAAGGGAAAATATACAGTAAAGTTAACCGTAAAGAATACGAATGGTACGAATGCATTAACGAAGACTCAGTATATACAAGTATTGTCTCCAGTTTTATGTCCGGAGCATACAAAAACAGGTCGTTTTAATATTTCAGACTTACCTTTTGGCGGAGGTTTAGAAAATAGATCAGATGACTTTGAATATGAACTCCCGATAATATTTCCGAATCCTGCAAAGGATTATATTTTAGTTTATACAAATGCGAGTCGTGAAAACCCAGTTTCAATAGATATGTTTGATCTTTCAGGTAGAAAAATGACAACGCACCAAAGTTTAGATCAAGTATACCGTATTCAAACAAATCATATTCAAGCTGGCACCTATTATCTTAAAATTAATAATGGAAAAAATGCGATCGTTACTAAATTTGTAATTGCAAATTAG
- a CDS encoding PKD domain-containing protein: protein MSGGVPSVSTQKNPIVRYDNPGVYDVRLTVYASRFNHSITKKVYITIDSLPDAEFTNSETQGQVDFTNQSRYAKSHFWNFGDNTTSTQANPSHKYLEGRYEVLYIVSNACGNDTARTTITIGTKPIAGFQVNEARGCVPYQVQFQNTSTASAVFYKWYFPGGSPSTSTDQNPVITYNAVGKYNVSLVAYNNFYTDSVAKTDFIEVKTTPTSLFSNSISGFKSTFVNQGVGGTNFFWDFGDTKGSFELNPVHDYNVEGEFDVRLIVQNECGLDTFDKHIAVYLVPKVNYTADTIKGCAPLTVNFKDKSSIDVIEWDWLFENGTPTTSNVKNPVVVFNKKGKYTVKLTVKNTNGTNALTKTQYIQVLSPVLCPEHTKTSRFNISDLPFGGGFKNRADDFEYELPIVFPNPAKEYILVATDASQMKPINIDVFDLSGKKLSSHLSKEQLFKIQTEQLKSGTYYIRMNDGTNSNINKFVISE from the coding sequence TTGTCTGGTGGGGTTCCAAGCGTTTCTACACAGAAGAATCCAATTGTTCGGTATGACAATCCTGGAGTTTATGATGTTAGATTAACGGTTTATGCTTCTCGATTTAATCATTCTATAACCAAGAAAGTATATATCACAATTGATAGTTTGCCAGATGCTGAATTTACAAATAGTGAAACGCAAGGTCAAGTTGATTTTACAAATCAATCCAGATATGCAAAATCACATTTTTGGAATTTTGGAGATAATACCACCAGTACTCAGGCAAATCCAAGTCACAAATATCTGGAAGGAAGATACGAGGTTTTATATATCGTTAGTAATGCCTGTGGTAATGACACTGCAAGAACTACAATTACCATTGGAACAAAACCAATTGCAGGCTTTCAAGTAAACGAAGCAAGAGGTTGCGTTCCCTATCAGGTTCAATTTCAAAATACATCTACCGCGTCTGCTGTTTTTTACAAATGGTATTTCCCAGGAGGATCACCGAGTACGAGCACAGACCAAAATCCAGTAATCACCTATAATGCAGTTGGAAAGTATAATGTAAGCCTGGTAGCTTATAATAATTTTTATACTGATTCAGTCGCTAAAACTGATTTTATCGAAGTTAAAACAACACCGACTTCACTGTTTTCTAATTCAATTAGTGGATTTAAATCAACCTTTGTGAATCAAGGTGTTGGTGGAACCAATTTCTTTTGGGACTTTGGTGATACGAAAGGAAGTTTTGAATTGAATCCAGTTCATGATTATAATGTAGAAGGTGAATTTGATGTTCGCCTGATCGTTCAAAATGAATGTGGTTTAGATACATTCGATAAACATATTGCAGTGTATTTGGTGCCTAAAGTAAATTATACCGCAGATACTATCAAAGGTTGTGCGCCATTGACAGTGAATTTTAAAGATAAATCTTCTATTGATGTTATTGAATGGGATTGGCTTTTTGAAAATGGAACGCCAACAACATCTAATGTTAAAAATCCAGTAGTCGTTTTTAATAAGAAAGGAAAATATACTGTGAAACTTACAGTTAAAAATACAAATGGTACCAATGCATTGACAAAGACTCAGTATATTCAAGTGTTGTCTCCTGTTTTATGTCCGGAGCATACAAAAACTAGTCGTTTTAATATTTCAGACTTACCTTTTGGCGGAGGTTTTAAAAACAGAGCAGATGACTTTGAATATGAACTACCAATAGTATTTCCGAATCCAGCAAAGGAATATATTTTAGTTGCTACGGATGCAAGCCAAATGAAACCAATTAATATAGATGTATTTGACCTTTCAGGAAAAAAATTGTCAAGTCATTTAAGTAAAGAACAACTGTTTAAAATCCAAACAGAACAACTTAAATCTGGAACCTATTATATTCGAATGAATGATGGAACAAATTCTAACATCAATAAATTTGTAATTTCAGAATAA
- a CDS encoding response regulator transcription factor, with protein METINYKVKVLIVEDEPLIAENLAMYLNNNDFEVVGMAYDYDEGLRLLNETKPDIALLDINLESQQDGIDIGSYIFKNIKIPFVFLSSYSDKQSLDRAKQIQPSGYLVKPFHEKSLLTTLEISLANFANQANNQAPILELSQINKHLLSSLSDREFEVVQLIYSGKTNQQITQELYISINTLKRHINNAYMRLDVNSRTSAIHKLRALMLKK; from the coding sequence ATGGAAACCATTAATTACAAAGTCAAAGTATTAATCGTAGAAGACGAGCCCTTAATAGCAGAAAATCTGGCTATGTATTTAAATAATAACGATTTTGAAGTTGTTGGGATGGCTTATGATTATGATGAAGGTTTGCGTTTATTAAATGAAACGAAGCCTGATATCGCTTTACTTGATATTAATTTGGAAAGTCAACAAGACGGGATTGATATAGGTTCTTATATTTTTAAAAATATTAAAATTCCCTTTGTATTTTTAAGCTCCTATTCTGATAAGCAATCATTGGACCGTGCAAAACAAATTCAACCATCTGGATATTTAGTCAAACCATTTCATGAAAAATCACTTCTGACAACTTTAGAAATATCACTCGCAAATTTTGCAAACCAAGCAAATAATCAAGCACCCATATTAGAGCTTTCTCAAATAAATAAGCATCTTTTAAGTTCACTATCTGATCGTGAATTTGAAGTAGTTCAGTTAATTTATTCTGGCAAAACCAATCAACAAATAACCCAGGAATTATATATCTCTATAAATACTTTGAAGCGCCACATCAATAATGCATACATGCGCCTGGATGTGAATTCAAGAACTTCTGCAATTCATAAATTGCGGGCACTTATGTTAAAAAAATAA